Proteins from a single region of Tamandua tetradactyla isolate mTamTet1 chromosome 12, mTamTet1.pri, whole genome shotgun sequence:
- the LOC143652009 gene encoding casein kinase I-like isoform X2, with the protein MASSSGSKAEFIVGGKYKLVRKIGSGSFRDIYLAINITNGEEVAVKLESQKARHPQLLYESKLYKILQGGVGIPHIRWYGQEKDYNVLVMDLLGPSLEDLFNFCSRRFTMKTVLMLADQMISRIEYVHTKNFIHRDIKPDNFLMGIGRHCNKLFLTDFGLAKKYRDNRTRQHIPYREDKNLTGTARYASINAHLGIEQSRRDDMESLGYVLMYFNRTSLPWQGLKAATKKQKYEKISEKKMSTPVEVLCKGFPAEFAMYLNYCRGLRFEEAPDYMYLRQLFRILFRTLNHQYDYTFDWTMLKQKAAQQAASSSGQGQQAQTPTGF; encoded by the exons ATGGCGAGCAGCAGTGGCTCCAAGGCCGAATTCATTGTCGGAGGAAAATATAAACTAGTACGGAAGATCGGGTCTGGCTCCTTCCGGGACATTTATCTGGCCATCAACATCACCAACGGCGAGGAAGTAGCAGTGAAGCTAGAATCTCAGAAGGCCAGGCATCCCCAGTTGCTGTACGAGAGCAAACTCTATAAGATTCTTCAAGGTGGGGTTGGCATCCCCCACATACGGTGGTATGGGCAGGAAAAAGACTACAATGTACTAGTCATGGATCTTCTTGGACCCAGCCTTGAAGACCTCTTCAATTTCTGTTCAAGAAGGTTCACAATGAAAACTGTACTTATGTTAGCTGACCAGATGATCAGTAGAATTGAATATGTGCATACAAAGAATTTTATACACAGAGACATTAAACCAGATAACTTCCTAATGGGTATTGGGCGTCACTGTAATAAGTTATTCCTTACTGATTTTGGTTTGGCCAAAAAGTACAGAGACAACAGGACAAGGCAACACATAccatacagagaagataaaaatctCACTGGCACTGCCCGATATGCTAGCATCAATGCACATCTTGGTATTGAACAGAGTCGCCGAGATGACATGGAATCATTAGGATATGTCTTGATGTATTTTAATAGAACTAGCCTGCCGTGGCAAGGGCTAAAGGCtgcaacaaagaaacaaaagtatgAAAAGATTAGTGAAAAGAAGATGTCCACTCCTGTTGAGGTTTTATGTAAGGGGTTTCCTGCAGAATTTGCTATGTACTTAAACTATTGTCGTGGGCTGCGCTTTGAGGAAGCCCCGGATTACATGTATCTGCGGCAGCTATTCCGTATTCTTTTCAGGACCCTGAATCACCAATATGACTACACATTTGATTGGACAATGTTAAAGCAGAAAGCAGCACAGCAGGCAGCCTCTTCCAGTGGGCAGGGTCAGCAGGCCCAAACCCCCACAG GTTTCTAA
- the LOC143652009 gene encoding casein kinase I-like isoform X1, translating into MASSSGSKAEFIVGGKYKLVRKIGSGSFRDIYLAINITNGEEVAVKLESQKARHPQLLYESKLYKILQGGVGIPHIRWYGQEKDYNVLVMDLLGPSLEDLFNFCSRRFTMKTVLMLADQMISRIEYVHTKNFIHRDIKPDNFLMGIGRHCNKLFLTDFGLAKKYRDNRTRQHIPYREDKNLTGTARYASINAHLGIEQSRRDDMESLGYVLMYFNRTSLPWQGLKAATKKQKYEKISEKKMSTPVEVLCKGFPAEFAMYLNYCRGLRFEEAPDYMYLRQLFRILFRTLNHQYDYTFDWTMLKQKAAQQAASSSGQGQQAQTPTGKQTDKTKSNMKGF; encoded by the coding sequence ATGGCGAGCAGCAGTGGCTCCAAGGCCGAATTCATTGTCGGAGGAAAATATAAACTAGTACGGAAGATCGGGTCTGGCTCCTTCCGGGACATTTATCTGGCCATCAACATCACCAACGGCGAGGAAGTAGCAGTGAAGCTAGAATCTCAGAAGGCCAGGCATCCCCAGTTGCTGTACGAGAGCAAACTCTATAAGATTCTTCAAGGTGGGGTTGGCATCCCCCACATACGGTGGTATGGGCAGGAAAAAGACTACAATGTACTAGTCATGGATCTTCTTGGACCCAGCCTTGAAGACCTCTTCAATTTCTGTTCAAGAAGGTTCACAATGAAAACTGTACTTATGTTAGCTGACCAGATGATCAGTAGAATTGAATATGTGCATACAAAGAATTTTATACACAGAGACATTAAACCAGATAACTTCCTAATGGGTATTGGGCGTCACTGTAATAAGTTATTCCTTACTGATTTTGGTTTGGCCAAAAAGTACAGAGACAACAGGACAAGGCAACACATAccatacagagaagataaaaatctCACTGGCACTGCCCGATATGCTAGCATCAATGCACATCTTGGTATTGAACAGAGTCGCCGAGATGACATGGAATCATTAGGATATGTCTTGATGTATTTTAATAGAACTAGCCTGCCGTGGCAAGGGCTAAAGGCtgcaacaaagaaacaaaagtatgAAAAGATTAGTGAAAAGAAGATGTCCACTCCTGTTGAGGTTTTATGTAAGGGGTTTCCTGCAGAATTTGCTATGTACTTAAACTATTGTCGTGGGCTGCGCTTTGAGGAAGCCCCGGATTACATGTATCTGCGGCAGCTATTCCGTATTCTTTTCAGGACCCTGAATCACCAATATGACTACACATTTGATTGGACAATGTTAAAGCAGAAAGCAGCACAGCAGGCAGCCTCTTCCAGTGGGCAGGGTCAGCAGGCCCAAACCCCCACAGGCAAGCAAACTGACAAAACCAAGAGTAACATGAAAGGTTTCTAA